The genomic stretch tctctctctctcacacgtGCCCTCTCtacacccctccctccctctctctctctttctctctctctctccacccctccctccctctctccggTCCATAAGCAGGAAGAACAGATCTCTGCACAGACCAGTAGAGACGAGACAGCCGAGGGAGCAGAAGGAAGAGGGAGAcgagagaaaaacagaatatagaaaaagaaagagagaacgagggagagagcgagaaagagagagagagagagagaagcatcaTGGACGCCTTTAAGAAGGGATTCTCCATGGCGAAGGACGGCGTGGTCGCCGCCGCCGAGAAGACGAAGGCCGGCGTGGGCGAGGCCGCCACCAAGACCAAGGAGGGGGTCTTCTACGTCGGTGAGAGggcggagggagggagggatggatggagggatggagggaagaAACTGTAGATGTTTTCATGGGAAGGAAGCGAGACGAATAGATGAAAGAGTAAAAGACgggatagaaaaagaaaattaaaagttCATTCTGATGTGAAAGGGTGATGATTTTGATGATGATTGAAAGAGGGATGatggagggaggcagggagggatATAGGAGGAGGACAAGAAGTGCAACTCACTGTGACATTATGCAGAAGTCTGTCtgaaaggaaggagagaaaggagaaaaaggagagaatagagagagagaaaggagagatagagagagaaagaagagaaagagagagaaatgagcgAAAGGAGAgaatatagagagagagaaagaaagaagatagAGAGAGTAatgagagaaaggagagagagagagagagagaggagagagagagagaaatgagagaaaggagagaatatagagagagagagagaaagaagagagagagaggaatgagagaaaggagagagagagagattggtgCAGAGATGTATAGAGGGCTAAAagaagggatggagggatgaaaaaaagaaactggcaAAGTAGAAAGTACATTTATACGTTAgggaagaaggaagaaggaagaagggaTGAGGATAAAAGAAGATAAAATGAGTTCAACTTGGCTcggaattaaatataaatatgagaaataaaagaaaataataaggGTTTGGGTGGAAAAAGGGGGGATGACATTCAAGAACAAActgggagagagggatggagggagggatggagggagagagggagggagagagggatggagggatggagggatgaaagaaagaaagaaactgaaTGTTTTTAACGTGCAGGAAGTGAGACTAAtggatgaaaaagtaaaagaaaggatagaaaaacaaaagtaaaagttaaattCGAATGATGACGTTTTAGAAGGAAATAATGGTCCTTGAATgaaagagggatggaggaaagaaaggagggaTATGGGAGGAGGACAAGAAATGCAATTCATCGTGACATCGTGCATCAGACCTGAAGACGGGAAGTCTGccagaaagaaaggagagaaaggggagaaaggaaaggaaggagaggaaggagagaaaggagagaaaggagagaaaggagaggaaggagaggaaggagataaaggaaaggaaggagaggaaggagagaaaggagagaaaggagagaaaggaaaggaaggaaaggaaggaaaggaaggaaaggaaggagaggaaggagcgaaagaagagaaaggaaaggaaggaaaggaaggaaagaaaggagaaagaggagagagaggagaggaaggagaggaaggaaaggaaggaaagaaaggagagaaaggaaaggaaggaaaggaaggaatggaaggaaagaaaggagagagaggagaggaaggaaagaaaggaagggaaggagagaaaggagagaaaggaaaggaaggagagaaaggagagagaggagaggaaggaaagaaaggaaaggaaggagagaaaggagagagtgATTAATGCAGAGAAGTATTGTAGGATAGAagaagggatggagggatgaaagaGGGTTGGAGGGATgaaagagggatggagggatgaaagaGGAGTTGGGCGTGGGTGCTGTCTGGTGGAAGATGAGAGTCTgaatcttaaaatattaaaatgataatgaagagagggggagagggagggagggaggaagagagagggagggagagagggagggagagagagagggagggagagagggagagagagagggagagaaccAGAAGATGAATGTTAAAACATTAATCTTAAATAAAGGAGAAAGTGATTCATCGTGACATGAATTAAAATTTCAGTTCTTCCAAATTTGGAGCAGGAAGGAGGGAAGAAAGGATGGAGAGATAAAGGGAGAGATAAAGGGAGAGATAAAGGGAGAGATAAAGGACAGATAAAgagagataaaggagagagataAAAGAGAGATATAAAGGGAGAGATATAAagggagagataaagagagagatagagagataaaaGGGGagataaaagagagataaagggTGAGATAAagggagagataaagagagagataaagggag from Etheostoma cragini isolate CJK2018 unplaced genomic scaffold, CSU_Ecrag_1.0 ScbMSFa_1566, whole genome shotgun sequence encodes the following:
- the LOC117940051 gene encoding gamma-synuclein-like, with the translated sequence MDAFKKGFSMAKDGVVAAAEKTKAGVGEAATKTKEGVFYVGERAEGGRDGWRDGGKKLRKGRRERRERKGRRER